The nucleotide sequence CACCGGCAGTCACCTTAGAGTGCCCAACTGAATGCTGGCAACTAAGATCAAGGGTTGCGCTCGTTGCGGGACTTAACCCAACATCTCACGACACGAGCTGACGACAACCATGCACCACCTGTCACTTTGTCCCCCGAAGGGGAACCTTCTATCTCTAGAAGTGGCAAAGGATGTCAAGACCTGGTAAGGTTCTTCGCGTTGCTTCGAATTAAACCACATGCTCCACCGCTTGTGCGGGCCCCCGTCAATTCCTTTGAGTTTCAGTCTTGCGACCGTACTCCCCAGGCGGAGTGCTTAATGCGTTAGCTGCAGCACTAAAGGGCGGAAACCCTCTAACACTTAGCACTCATCGTTTACGGCGTGGACTACCAGGGTATCTAATCCTGTTCGCTCCCCACGCTTTCGCGCCTCAGCGTCAGTTACAGACCAGAGAGTCGCCTTCGCCACTGGTGTTCCTCCACATCTCTACGCATTTCACCGCTACACGTGGAATTCCACTCTCCTCTTCTGCACTCAAGTTTCCCAGTTTCCAATGACCCTCCCCGGTTGAGCCGGGGGCTTTCACATCAGACTTAAGAAACCGCCTGCGCGCGCTTTACGCCCAATAATTCCGGACAACGCTTGCCACCTACGTATTACCGCGGCTGCTGGCACGTAGTTAGCCGTGGCTTTCTGGTCAGGTACCGTCAAGGCACCGGCAGTTACTCCGGCACTTGTTCTTCCCTGACAACAGAGTTTTACGATCCGAAAACCTTCATCACTCACGCGGCGTTGCTCCGTCAGACTTTCGTCCATTGCGGAAGATTCCCTACTGCTGCCTCCCGTAGGAGTCTGGGCCGTGTCTCAGTCCCAGTGTGGCCGATCACCCTCTCAGGTCGGCTACGCATCGTTGCCTTGGTGAGCCATTACCTCACCAACTAGCTAATGCGCCGCGGGCCCATCTGTAAGTGACAGCCGAAACCGTCTTTGAATGTCAAACCATGCGGTTTGACATAGTATCCGGTATTAGCTCCGGTTTCCCGGAGTTATCCCAGTCTTACAGGCAGGTTGCCCACGTGTTACTCACCCGTCCGCCGCTGACCTCCGAAGAGGTCCGCTCGACTTGCATGTATTAGGCACGCCGCCAGCGTTCGTCCTGAGCCAGGATCAAACTCTCCGAAGAAAATTTGTGACTCATAAATGTTGCTGACTTAAAAAATTTAAAACGTTTGGTACGCTTTTGGTTTTGTTTAGTTTTCAAAGATCATTTGCTCCAAGAGCAGCTTTATAATAATATCAAATCTCAATTACTAAGTCAAGCACTCTTTTCACTTTTTTATTTTTCGCCGTCGCCGTTTTTTGCGGCAACGTTTAATAATATATCACCGCAGACACTATTAAGCAAGGCTTTTTTTATAAAAAATAAAAATAAAAAACCTCCGCCGAAATAGCGGAGGTTTTTATGTGTATTTAACGATGTCTCATATGCGGGAAGAGAAGGACGTCCCTGATAGAAGCCGAGTTTGTCAGAAGCATCACTACACGGTCAATTCCAATGCCAAGACCGCCTGTTGGAGGCATTCCATACTCCAGCGCTTCAATAAAGTCTTCATCCATCATGTGCGCTTCGTCATTTCCTTGTTCTCTTTCCTGAAGCTGTGCTTCAAAGCGTTCTTTTTGATCAATAGGATCATTCAGCTCAGTAAAAGCATTTGCATGCTCACGGGCAACAATGAACAATTCAAATCTGTCTGTAAAACGAGGGTCTTCATCGTTCTTCTTGGCAAGTGGCGAAATCTCAACCGGATGGCCATAGATAAATGTAGGCTCAATCAGGTGCTCTTCTACTTTTTGCTCGAAGAATTCATTGATGATGTGGCCGACAGTCATGTTTTTGTTGATTTCCACGTCATGCTCAGCTGCATGCGCTCTGGCGTCTTCCACTGACATTTCAGCCCAGAAATCCACGCCGGTGCGCTCTTTGATTGCATCAACCATATGAAGTCTCTTCCACTCCGGCTGAAGATCGATTTCATGTTCACCGTACGTAATTTTTGTAGAGCCTGTCACTTCTTTAGCAATATGGGCAATCAGGTTCTCTGTCAATGACATGATATCTTTGTAGTCTGCATATGCCTCATAAAGTTCGATCATTGTGAACTCAGGATTATGACGGGTAGAGATTCCTTCGTTTCTGTATACACGGCCAATCTCATATACTTTTTCAAGGCCGCCCACTATTAGTCTCTTAAGGTGAAGCTCAATTGCAATCCGCATGTAGAGCTGCATATCAAGAGCATTGTGGTGTGTCACGAACGGACGGGCTGAAGCTCCGCCTGCAATGGTGTGCATCGTTGGCGTCTCAACTTCAAGGTAGCCGTTTTGGTCAAGGTAGCGGCGCATGGATTGAATGATTTTGCTGCGTGCAATGAACGTGCTTTTGCTTTCATCATTCATGATGAGGTCGAGATAACGCTGGCGGTAGCGCTGTTCAATGTCTTTTAAGCCATGGAATTTATCAGGAAGCGGACGAAGAGACTTCGTTAAAAGCTCGAAGCTTGTAGCCTTGATGGAAAGCTCGCCGACTTTCGTTTTAAACATAACACCTGTAACGCCGACAATGTCCCCAAGATCAGCTGTGTTGAACAATTCGTACTGCTCATCACCGACTGCATCCTTGCGCACATAAATTTGAATTTGACCTTCAATGTCCTTAATATGGGCAAATCCGGCTTTTCCTTTACCGCGCTTTGTCATGATTCTTCCTGCCAGTGTGACAGAAATGGCTCTTTCCTCAAGGTCTTCTTTTGAAATTTCGCCGTATTCACGGACGAGCTGCGATGTGTATCCTGTACGCTCAAAGCGTTTTCCGAACGGATCGAGACCCTTCTCACGCAGTGCGCTCAGCTTTTCCCGTCTTACTTTCAGCTGGTCATTTAATTCTTCATGGGTTAATTCTTCATTACTCAAAAAAATCAGCTCCTGTCCTCTATAAGGCTTGTTAGTCAATTATACCGGCGAATGCAGAAAAACTGCCAGTTCAAACTGGCAGTGTGCAATCGCTGCGGGGAAAGGCAGTTCATCCTGCCTGTATGCTGCTTTGTTCTTTCGCTTCTGCCTGCAATGTAAATTCATCAAGCAGATTCACAAGCTCGTCTCTTGTTTCAGTCGTATTTACGGCATTTCTTACAATGGCGTGCCCTCTGATTCCCTTCAAGTACCATGCAGCATGCTTCCTCATTTCTCTGACAGCCGTTTTTTCGCCTTTAAGGGCAACCAGACGGTCGAGATGAAGTTTGCATACATCCATTTTTTCGCGTACTGAAGGTTCGCCGATCAGTTCACCTGTTTCGAGATAGTGAACCGTACGGTAAATCATCCAGGGGTTTCCCAGTGCGGCACGGCCGATCATCACGCCGTCAACACCTGTTTCATCAAGCATTCTCTGGGCATCCTGAGGTGTTTCCACATCCCCGTTCCCAATGACCGGAATGCCGACAGATTCTTTTACTTCTTTAATGATAGCCCAATCCGCCGTTCCTTCATACATCTGAACTCTTGTACGCCCATGAACAGCTACTGCGCTGCCTCCGGCTTTTTCTACAGCCTGCGCATTCTTGACAGCAAAGATGTGCTGGTCGTCCCATCCAATGCGCATTTTCACGGTAACCGGTTTATCTACTGCATCTGTAACGGCAGAAACCATGTCATAGATTTTATCCGGATCAAGCAGCCATTTAGCCCCGGCATCACATTTTGTGATTTTCGGAACAGGACAGCCCATATTGATATCAATGATATCGGCTGTAGTGTTTTTATCGACAAACTTGGCAGCTTCTACAAGTGTTTCTTTTTCTCCTCCGAAGATCTGGAGGCTGAGAGGCTTTTCCCGCTCATCAATGTAGAGCATGTCCATCGTTCTTGCGTTGTTGAAAAGGATGGCTTTATCACTGACCATTTCAGCGCAGACAAGTCCCGCTCCGAATTCCTTCACCGTCAGGCGGAATGCCGAATTGCAGACTCCGGCCATAGGTGCAAGGACAACGCGGTTTTTCAATTGGATATCGCCGATTTTAAACATCGGGTTACCTCCTTTCAGAGCCTTACTCTCTCGGTGAAAGCTCTTCTATCGTGACGTTCAGCGCGGCCGCTACTTCTTCAATAAGCTGATCATTCGGAAGCCTGTTCCCGCGTTCAACCTCACCTAAAACAGACACAGATATGCCAAGGTCTTTTGCAAACCCTTCCTGGGTATATCCTTTTAATTTTCGAAAAGCCCGAATACGTCTTCCCCATTTTTCTGCTGCTTCCATATTCGTACCCCTTCTTTGTCCGGTAGTTGATCGATTATGACTGAAAGCGGCTGACTGCTTGCTTGTATATGAATATTCTGGTCTATCTCATATAACGGGATTAATACGAACGAACGCTCTAACATCCTAGGGTGTGGAATAATTAGTTGCTCTGTTTCAATATTTTCGTGATTATAGAGTAAAATGTCAAGGTCCAAAGTCCGGGGACCCCACCTGATATCCCTTTTTCTTCCGAGACTCTGTTCAATCCCCTGCATGACAGACAGCAGCTCAAACGCTGTCAGATCTGTGCGGACGGAGAGCACCATATTTAAAAATGCATCCTGATTCTCATAACCCACTGGATCTGTTTCATAGATAGAGGAAATTTCCTCCACCTCAATAGAAGAATGTTCATTCAAGCTCAGGATCGCATCTTTTAAATAGCGCTCTCTGTCTCCGATGTTGCTGCCAAGCGCAAGAAAGGCTCTGTTCATGAGCGTCCTCTCCTGATCTCCACGGCCACATAGTCGTAATGGCCGGGTATCGGCGGGTCCGGCTTGTAAAGTTTTACTGTGCAGAAGCTTACCTGCTGAAATTCTTCAAGAACCTCTGCCGCAATGTTCTCGGCGACAGCTTCTACAAGCTTGAACGGCTTTCCTTCAGCAACACCTTTGCAAATTTTATAAAGCGAAGCATAATTGACCGTGTGCTGCAGATCATCTGTCTGCCCTGCCTGCTTTAAATCAAGCTCAATGGTCAGGTCAGCCCGAAAACGCTGGCCAAGCTTCGTCTCTTCAGGAAAAACACCATGATACCCGTAAAACTCCATCCCGTTCACAAAAATTTTATCCAAGCTCAGCCGCTCCTTTTCCAATCATGGCATCCATCATTTTTGCCATTCTTGCAATTCCTTTCACATCATGCACCCTCACAATGCTGCATCCTTTTTCGATTCCGAGGCACACTGTAGCCCCTGTACCCTCCATTCTATCAGAAGGCGGGAGATCGAGTATGCGGCCGATGAAGGATTTTCTTGATGTTCCGAGCAGGACCGGATACCCCAATTGACAAAAAGTCTCCAGATTTCTCATGACCTCAAGATTATCCTCCATCGTCTTCGCAAACCCGATGCCCGGGTCAAGGATAATTTTGCTGTCCTTAACACCTGCGCGTTTGGCGATTGAGACACTTTCATTCAAATCTGAGATCATGTCCGGAATCAGCGCGGTGTAATTCCGTTCCGGCCGGTTATGCATGAGGATAATCGGCACATCGTATTTGGCAGCAACAGCAGCCATTTCAGGATCTGCTTTTGCCCCCCATACATCGTTTAGAATCGTTGCTCCGGCAAGAACAGCCTCCTCTGCCACTTCTGCTTTGTATGTGTCAATGGAGATTGGAACACTGATTTCTTTAGAAAGTTCTTTTATAATTGGAACAACTCTCCGGATTTCTTCTTCAGCAGGGACAAAATCCGCGCCGGGGCGTGTAGACTCTCCCCCGACATCAATGATATCCGCTCCGTCTGCAATCATTTCCTTCGCGTGGGCTAGCGCCGTTTCTATGCGGTTAAACCTGCCTCCATCTGAAAAAGAGTCAGGCGTCAGATTTAAAATCCCCATAATCAATGTCTTTTCATAAGGATTTAATCGGTACGGACCGCAGATCAGATCCTTTTTATCATCAGCTAAAATGGTGTCCATTTATCATCAATCCTTTACAGCTCTTCTCTGCTTTTCAGCATTCTGCTTTGCTTATAGATCCTTTTTAGTGTTTGCGTTACAGCGCCATTCTTTCCCGAAAAAACGCTAGAGCCAATTTCTTTCAGCGGAATGATTTCCTGAACAGAGTTTACGGCAAATACTTCATCAGCCTGGAGCAGCTCCTCTGCTGTAAACCTGCCTTCCACCCACCTCATTCCCTCTTTTTCCAGACAGCGGATGACGAACTGCCGGGTGATACCGTTCAAGATCCCTGTATCTAAAGAAGGTGTATACACACACTCATCCTTTACCCAGAAGAGATTTGAGACAATCCCTTCTGCCACAAACCCTTCTTTCGTAAGAAAAATCCCCTCGATTGAAGGATCATTTCCTGCTTCTCGCTTCGCCAGAACATTGTTCAGATAATGATGGGACTTGATCCGTTCTTTCCCCTCAGGCGTATTTCTCGGAACAGACAGAAGAAGCCCTCGTTTTTCAAGGTCAGCCGGCAATTCAGGCAGTTTTCTCATAAACATCATGACAGTAGGTTCGCGATATTCCAGGGCACCGAACATCAGTCCGCCGTCTCCCGCTGATACGTTGAGGCGCACCGACACATCCTCATCCTGCAGATCGTTAAGCAGAAGCAGATGCTGAATGATCTCTTCTATATTCAGGCTGGATTCATCCAGCTGAATATTCAGCTCTCCCATGGCTTTTTTCAGCCTACTCATGTGATCATTAAGCAAAAACGGATGCCCCTTATAGACTCTGAACGTTTCAAACACCCCGAGACCATAAAGATACCCGTGGTCAAAGGGAGAGATCCTGGCATCCTTTGCCGGAATGAATTCGGAGTTCAAGTAAATATACATCAGACCTTTTCAGCAGGCCGGTGCGTTTGAATAAAATTGCCGAGCAGGTTCTTCCCAAAGGATGTCATGATTGACTCAGGGTGGAACTGCACACCTTCAACCGGAAGTGTTTTATGGCGGATCGCCATGATTTCGCCTTCTTCTGTCCATGCTGTGATATCAAAGCAGTCAGGCAAGGTTTCTTTTTTCACAATCAGTGAATGATAGCGGGTAGCTGTGAATGGATTCTCAATATCCTTAAAGATCGTTTTGCCGTCGTGGTGCATTTCGGATGTTTTCCCGTGCATCAGGCGTTCTGCGCGGACAACATCTCCCCCGAAAACCTGCGCAATGGATTGATGTCCAAGACAAACTCCGAAAATCGGAATTTTCCCCGCAAAGCGCTCAATGGCAGCCATGCTGATTCCAGCTTCATTCGGACTGCATGGACCAGGGGATATCATAAGAAAATCAGGAGCCATCTCTTCAATTTCATCGAGCGTGATCTCATCGTTCCTGCGAACGATAAGCTCCTCTCCAAGCTCTCCTAAATACTGCACCAGGTTAAACGTAAACGAATCATAGTTATCAATCATTAAAATCATTCTCTCTCACCTCATACTGTCATAGTCTCTTCTTCGCTCAGCTCTTTCGCCCTAAGCAA is from Bacillus sp. FSL H8-0547 and encodes:
- the lysS gene encoding lysine--tRNA ligase, which produces MSNEELTHEELNDQLKVRREKLSALREKGLDPFGKRFERTGYTSQLVREYGEISKEDLEERAISVTLAGRIMTKRGKGKAGFAHIKDIEGQIQIYVRKDAVGDEQYELFNTADLGDIVGVTGVMFKTKVGELSIKATSFELLTKSLRPLPDKFHGLKDIEQRYRQRYLDLIMNDESKSTFIARSKIIQSMRRYLDQNGYLEVETPTMHTIAGGASARPFVTHHNALDMQLYMRIAIELHLKRLIVGGLEKVYEIGRVYRNEGISTRHNPEFTMIELYEAYADYKDIMSLTENLIAHIAKEVTGSTKITYGEHEIDLQPEWKRLHMVDAIKERTGVDFWAEMSVEDARAHAAEHDVEINKNMTVGHIINEFFEQKVEEHLIEPTFIYGHPVEISPLAKKNDEDPRFTDRFELFIVAREHANAFTELNDPIDQKERFEAQLQEREQGNDEAHMMDEDFIEALEYGMPPTGGLGIGIDRVVMLLTNSASIRDVLLFPHMRHR
- the dusB gene encoding tRNA dihydrouridine synthase DusB, coding for MFKIGDIQLKNRVVLAPMAGVCNSAFRLTVKEFGAGLVCAEMVSDKAILFNNARTMDMLYIDEREKPLSLQIFGGEKETLVEAAKFVDKNTTADIIDINMGCPVPKITKCDAGAKWLLDPDKIYDMVSAVTDAVDKPVTVKMRIGWDDQHIFAVKNAQAVEKAGGSAVAVHGRTRVQMYEGTADWAIIKEVKESVGIPVIGNGDVETPQDAQRMLDETGVDGVMIGRAALGNPWMIYRTVHYLETGELIGEPSVREKMDVCKLHLDRLVALKGEKTAVREMRKHAAWYLKGIRGHAIVRNAVNTTETRDELVNLLDEFTLQAEAKEQSSIQAG
- a CDS encoding helix-turn-helix transcriptional regulator gives rise to the protein MEAAEKWGRRIRAFRKLKGYTQEGFAKDLGISVSVLGEVERGNRLPNDQLIEEVAAALNVTIEELSPRE
- the folK gene encoding 2-amino-4-hydroxy-6-hydroxymethyldihydropteridine diphosphokinase, which produces MNRAFLALGSNIGDRERYLKDAILSLNEHSSIEVEEISSIYETDPVGYENQDAFLNMVLSVRTDLTAFELLSVMQGIEQSLGRKRDIRWGPRTLDLDILLYNHENIETEQLIIPHPRMLERSFVLIPLYEIDQNIHIQASSQPLSVIIDQLPDKEGVRIWKQQKNGEDVFGLFEN
- the folB gene encoding dihydroneopterin aldolase, whose translation is MDKIFVNGMEFYGYHGVFPEETKLGQRFRADLTIELDLKQAGQTDDLQHTVNYASLYKICKGVAEGKPFKLVEAVAENIAAEVLEEFQQVSFCTVKLYKPDPPIPGHYDYVAVEIRRGRS
- the folP gene encoding dihydropteroate synthase translates to MDTILADDKKDLICGPYRLNPYEKTLIMGILNLTPDSFSDGGRFNRIETALAHAKEMIADGADIIDVGGESTRPGADFVPAEEEIRRVVPIIKELSKEISVPISIDTYKAEVAEEAVLAGATILNDVWGAKADPEMAAVAAKYDVPIILMHNRPERNYTALIPDMISDLNESVSIAKRAGVKDSKIILDPGIGFAKTMEDNLEVMRNLETFCQLGYPVLLGTSRKSFIGRILDLPPSDRMEGTGATVCLGIEKGCSIVRVHDVKGIARMAKMMDAMIGKGAAELG
- the pabC gene encoding aminodeoxychorismate lyase, which codes for MYIYLNSEFIPAKDARISPFDHGYLYGLGVFETFRVYKGHPFLLNDHMSRLKKAMGELNIQLDESSLNIEEIIQHLLLLNDLQDEDVSVRLNVSAGDGGLMFGALEYREPTVMMFMRKLPELPADLEKRGLLLSVPRNTPEGKERIKSHHYLNNVLAKREAGNDPSIEGIFLTKEGFVAEGIVSNLFWVKDECVYTPSLDTGILNGITRQFVIRCLEKEGMRWVEGRFTAEELLQADEVFAVNSVQEIIPLKEIGSSVFSGKNGAVTQTLKRIYKQSRMLKSREEL
- the pabA gene encoding aminodeoxychorismate/anthranilate synthase component II; amino-acid sequence: MILMIDNYDSFTFNLVQYLGELGEELIVRRNDEITLDEIEEMAPDFLMISPGPCSPNEAGISMAAIERFAGKIPIFGVCLGHQSIAQVFGGDVVRAERLMHGKTSEMHHDGKTIFKDIENPFTATRYHSLIVKKETLPDCFDITAWTEEGEIMAIRHKTLPVEGVQFHPESIMTSFGKNLLGNFIQTHRPAEKV